One region of Malania oleifera isolate guangnan ecotype guangnan chromosome 6, ASM2987363v1, whole genome shotgun sequence genomic DNA includes:
- the LOC131158114 gene encoding transcriptional corepressor LEUNIG-like isoform X2 — protein sequence MAQTNWEADKMLDVYIYDYLVKRKLHASAKAFQAEGKVSTDPVAIDAPGGFLFEWWSVFWDIFIARTNEKHSEPAASYIETQLMKARELQQQQKPQQLQQQQQQQQQMQQLLLQRHVQQQQQQQQQQQQQRRDGTQLPNGTANGLSGNDPLLRQNPGTANVLATKMYEERLKLPVQRDPLEDAAMKQRFSDNMGQLLDPNQASMLKSAAIGGQPPGPALHGAPGGISGNLQQVQNRSQQLPMSTQDMKSEMNPMMNPRATGPEGSLIGVHGPNQGGNNLTLKGWPLTQKSLMQSSQPLHQIQLQQQLLLQAQHNSMSPANDLDCRKLTMLFNNQNVGLGKDGSLTSVGDVISNVGSPMQVGRPVLPRGDADMLMKQQLQNNNQQQQQYPLSSQQSHNSNHSFQQQDKMVGAGSITVDANMSNTFGGTDQASKNQIGRKRKQPASSSGPANSSGTANTAGPSPSSAPSTPSAHTPGDVISMPLPHNGSSSKSLLMFGSDGMGTLTSASNQLADMDRFVDDGSLDDNVESFLAHDDGDPRDAVAQRVDISKGFAFTEVAHFCASTSKVECCHFSSDGKLLATGGNDKKAVLWCTDSQTKKSTLEEHSLGITDVRFSPSIPRLATSSHDRTVRVWDADNPGYSLRTFMGHSTSVMSLDFHPNKEDLICSCDSNGEIRYWSINNGSCPRVSKGGMTNVRFQPRLGRYLAAAAESAVSIFDVESQACRHSLQGHKNVKSLCWDPSGEYLACASDDLVRVWKIGSSGEGECIHEMSGVGKKHYCCVFHPSYTSVLVIGCYQSLELWDITEKRPLLIQTAHDGQIAGLAVSSITGLVASVGHDKLVKLWK from the exons ATGGCTCAGACCAATTGGGAAGCGGACAAAAT GTTGGACGTGTACATATACGATTATTTAGTGAAACGGAAATTGCACGCATCTGCGAAGGCATTTCAAGCTGAAGGGAAAGTATCTACAGACCCTGTCG CCATTGATGCTCCAGGTGGTTTTCTTTTTGAATGGTGGTCTGTGTTTTGGGATATATTTATTGCTAGGACAAATGAGAAACACTCGGAGCCAGCTGCATCTTATATCGAG ACCCAGCTAATGAAAGCACGAGAACTGCAGCAGCAGCAGAAACCTCAGCagctgcagcagcagcagcagcaacagcagcagATGCAGCAACTCTTGTTACAAAGGCATgttcagcagcagcagcaacaacaacagcagcagcaacagcagcGAAGGGATGGGACTCAGCTTCCAAATGGCACTGCCAATGGACTGTCTGGTAATGATCCTCTTTTGAGGCAGAACCCTGGAACTGCAAATGTCTTGGCTACAAAGATGTATGAAGAAAGATTAAAGCTTCCGGTTCAGAGGGATCCTTTGGAGGATGCGGCTATGAAG CAAAGATTCAGTGACAATATGGGCCAGCTTCTGGATCCAAATCAGGCCTCAATGTTGAAATCAGCTGCAATAGGTGGCCAGCCTCCAGG GCCAGCACTGCATGGTGCACCAGGAGGTATCTCAGGGAACCTTCAACAAGTTCAAAATCGGAGTCAGCAACTTCCGATGTCAACACAG GATATGAAGAGTgagatgaatccaatgatgaatcCTAGAGCAACTGGTCCAGAAGGATCCTTGATTGGAGTTCATG GACCAAATCAGGGTGGTAACAACTTGACTTTAAAAGGATGGCCTCTGACA CAAAAGTCGTTGATGCAGTCATCTCAGCCCTTGCATCAAATTCAATTGCAGCAACAACTTCTGCTTCAGGCACAGCACAATTCAATGTCTCCTGCTAATGATTTGGATTGCAGAAAACTAACAATGCTTTTTAATAACCAAAATGTGGGACTTGGTAAGGATGGCTCGTTAACTTCAGTTGGTGATGTAATTTCAAATGTTGGATCGCCGATGCAAGTCGGAAGACCAGTTCTGCCTCGTGGAGATGCAGATATGCTAATGAAG CAACAACTGCAGAACAACAATCAACAGCAGCAACAGTACCCACTTTCAAGTCAACAGTCTCACAATTCAAACCACAGTTTCCAGCAGCAAGATAAAATGGTTGGTGCAGGCAGCATCACGGTGGATGCTAACATGTCAAACACTTTTGGAGGAACTGATCAG gcttcaaaaaatcaaattggaCGAAAGAGAAAGCAGCCAGCATCATCTTCAGGTCCTGCCAATAGCTCGGGAACTGCAAACACTGCTGGACCATCCCCAAGTTCAGCACCCTCAACACCTTCTGCTCACACACCAGGAGATGTTATCTCAATGCCTTTGCCACATAATGGGAGTTCTTCTAAATCTTTGCTTATGTTTGGTTCTGATGGTATGGGCACACTCACATCAGCCTCAAATCAATTG GCTGATATGGATCGTTTTGTTGATGATGGTTCTCTGGATGATAACGTTGAGTCATTCTTAGCCCATGATGATGGAGATCCTAGAGATGCAGTTGCTCAACGTGTGGACATCAGTAAAG GTTTCGCTTTTACGGAAGTTGCACATTTTTGTGCAAGTACAAGTAAAGTTGAGTGCTGTCACTTCTCATCAGATGGAAAGCTGCTTGCCACGGGTGGTAATGATAAAAAG GCTGTGTTGTGGTGCACAGATTCTCAAACTAAGAAGTCTACACTTGAAGAACATTCTTTGGGGATTACTGATGTCCGTTTCAGTCCAAGCATCCCACGTCTTGCTACATCTTCACATGACAGGACTGTCAGGGTTTGGGATGCTGATAAT CCAGGCTATTCACTTCGAACATTTATGGGACATTCCACCTCTGTTATGTCACTGGACTTCCACCCCAATAAAGAGGACCTTATCTGCTCTTGTGACAGTAATGGTGAGATACGATACTGGAGTATCAACAATGGTAGTTGTCCCAGAGTGTCCAAG GGTGGCATGACAAATGTGAGATTTCAACCTCGTCTTGGAAGGTATCTTGCAGCTGCTGCTGAGAGTGCTGTATCCATATTTGATGTAGAGAGCCAAGCTTGTCGACATTCATTGCAG GGTCATAAAAATGTTAAGTCTCTGTGCTGGGATCCTTCTGGCGAATATCTGGCGTGTGCGAGTGATGACTTAGTTAGAGTTTGGAAAATTGGCTCTAGTGGTGAAGGAGAATGCATTCACGAGATGAGCGGTGTTGGAAAAAAACATTATTGCTGTGTTTTCCATCCCAGTTACACTTCTGTGCTGGTCATTGGCTGCTACCAG TCTTTGGAGCTTTGGGACATTACCGAGAAAAGGCCTTTGCTGATTCAAACTGCTCACGACGGTCAAATTGCTGGCTTGGCAGTATCAAGTATTACTGGTTTGGTAGCTTCAGTTGGTCACGACAAATTGGTCAAGCTCTGGAAGTGA
- the LOC131158114 gene encoding transcriptional corepressor LEUNIG-like isoform X1 encodes MAQTNWEADKMLDVYIYDYLVKRKLHASAKAFQAEGKVSTDPVAIDAPGGFLFEWWSVFWDIFIARTNEKHSEPAASYIETQLMKARELQQQQKPQQLQQQQQQQQQMQQLLLQRHVQQQQQQQQQQQQQRRDGTQLPNGTANGLSGNDPLLRQNPGTANVLATKMYEERLKLPVQRDPLEDAAMKQRFSDNMGQLLDPNQASMLKSAAIGGQPPGPALHGAPGGISGNLQQVQNRSQQLPMSTQDMKSEMNPMMNPRATGPEGSLIGVHGPNQGGNNLTLKGWPLTGLDQLRPGFFQQQKSLMQSSQPLHQIQLQQQLLLQAQHNSMSPANDLDCRKLTMLFNNQNVGLGKDGSLTSVGDVISNVGSPMQVGRPVLPRGDADMLMKQQLQNNNQQQQQYPLSSQQSHNSNHSFQQQDKMVGAGSITVDANMSNTFGGTDQASKNQIGRKRKQPASSSGPANSSGTANTAGPSPSSAPSTPSAHTPGDVISMPLPHNGSSSKSLLMFGSDGMGTLTSASNQLADMDRFVDDGSLDDNVESFLAHDDGDPRDAVAQRVDISKGFAFTEVAHFCASTSKVECCHFSSDGKLLATGGNDKKAVLWCTDSQTKKSTLEEHSLGITDVRFSPSIPRLATSSHDRTVRVWDADNPGYSLRTFMGHSTSVMSLDFHPNKEDLICSCDSNGEIRYWSINNGSCPRVSKGGMTNVRFQPRLGRYLAAAAESAVSIFDVESQACRHSLQGHKNVKSLCWDPSGEYLACASDDLVRVWKIGSSGEGECIHEMSGVGKKHYCCVFHPSYTSVLVIGCYQSLELWDITEKRPLLIQTAHDGQIAGLAVSSITGLVASVGHDKLVKLWK; translated from the exons ATGGCTCAGACCAATTGGGAAGCGGACAAAAT GTTGGACGTGTACATATACGATTATTTAGTGAAACGGAAATTGCACGCATCTGCGAAGGCATTTCAAGCTGAAGGGAAAGTATCTACAGACCCTGTCG CCATTGATGCTCCAGGTGGTTTTCTTTTTGAATGGTGGTCTGTGTTTTGGGATATATTTATTGCTAGGACAAATGAGAAACACTCGGAGCCAGCTGCATCTTATATCGAG ACCCAGCTAATGAAAGCACGAGAACTGCAGCAGCAGCAGAAACCTCAGCagctgcagcagcagcagcagcaacagcagcagATGCAGCAACTCTTGTTACAAAGGCATgttcagcagcagcagcaacaacaacagcagcagcaacagcagcGAAGGGATGGGACTCAGCTTCCAAATGGCACTGCCAATGGACTGTCTGGTAATGATCCTCTTTTGAGGCAGAACCCTGGAACTGCAAATGTCTTGGCTACAAAGATGTATGAAGAAAGATTAAAGCTTCCGGTTCAGAGGGATCCTTTGGAGGATGCGGCTATGAAG CAAAGATTCAGTGACAATATGGGCCAGCTTCTGGATCCAAATCAGGCCTCAATGTTGAAATCAGCTGCAATAGGTGGCCAGCCTCCAGG GCCAGCACTGCATGGTGCACCAGGAGGTATCTCAGGGAACCTTCAACAAGTTCAAAATCGGAGTCAGCAACTTCCGATGTCAACACAG GATATGAAGAGTgagatgaatccaatgatgaatcCTAGAGCAACTGGTCCAGAAGGATCCTTGATTGGAGTTCATG GACCAAATCAGGGTGGTAACAACTTGACTTTAAAAGGATGGCCTCTGACA GGACTGGACCAACTTCGACCTGGGTTTTTCCAACAGCAAAAGTCGTTGATGCAGTCATCTCAGCCCTTGCATCAAATTCAATTGCAGCAACAACTTCTGCTTCAGGCACAGCACAATTCAATGTCTCCTGCTAATGATTTGGATTGCAGAAAACTAACAATGCTTTTTAATAACCAAAATGTGGGACTTGGTAAGGATGGCTCGTTAACTTCAGTTGGTGATGTAATTTCAAATGTTGGATCGCCGATGCAAGTCGGAAGACCAGTTCTGCCTCGTGGAGATGCAGATATGCTAATGAAG CAACAACTGCAGAACAACAATCAACAGCAGCAACAGTACCCACTTTCAAGTCAACAGTCTCACAATTCAAACCACAGTTTCCAGCAGCAAGATAAAATGGTTGGTGCAGGCAGCATCACGGTGGATGCTAACATGTCAAACACTTTTGGAGGAACTGATCAG gcttcaaaaaatcaaattggaCGAAAGAGAAAGCAGCCAGCATCATCTTCAGGTCCTGCCAATAGCTCGGGAACTGCAAACACTGCTGGACCATCCCCAAGTTCAGCACCCTCAACACCTTCTGCTCACACACCAGGAGATGTTATCTCAATGCCTTTGCCACATAATGGGAGTTCTTCTAAATCTTTGCTTATGTTTGGTTCTGATGGTATGGGCACACTCACATCAGCCTCAAATCAATTG GCTGATATGGATCGTTTTGTTGATGATGGTTCTCTGGATGATAACGTTGAGTCATTCTTAGCCCATGATGATGGAGATCCTAGAGATGCAGTTGCTCAACGTGTGGACATCAGTAAAG GTTTCGCTTTTACGGAAGTTGCACATTTTTGTGCAAGTACAAGTAAAGTTGAGTGCTGTCACTTCTCATCAGATGGAAAGCTGCTTGCCACGGGTGGTAATGATAAAAAG GCTGTGTTGTGGTGCACAGATTCTCAAACTAAGAAGTCTACACTTGAAGAACATTCTTTGGGGATTACTGATGTCCGTTTCAGTCCAAGCATCCCACGTCTTGCTACATCTTCACATGACAGGACTGTCAGGGTTTGGGATGCTGATAAT CCAGGCTATTCACTTCGAACATTTATGGGACATTCCACCTCTGTTATGTCACTGGACTTCCACCCCAATAAAGAGGACCTTATCTGCTCTTGTGACAGTAATGGTGAGATACGATACTGGAGTATCAACAATGGTAGTTGTCCCAGAGTGTCCAAG GGTGGCATGACAAATGTGAGATTTCAACCTCGTCTTGGAAGGTATCTTGCAGCTGCTGCTGAGAGTGCTGTATCCATATTTGATGTAGAGAGCCAAGCTTGTCGACATTCATTGCAG GGTCATAAAAATGTTAAGTCTCTGTGCTGGGATCCTTCTGGCGAATATCTGGCGTGTGCGAGTGATGACTTAGTTAGAGTTTGGAAAATTGGCTCTAGTGGTGAAGGAGAATGCATTCACGAGATGAGCGGTGTTGGAAAAAAACATTATTGCTGTGTTTTCCATCCCAGTTACACTTCTGTGCTGGTCATTGGCTGCTACCAG TCTTTGGAGCTTTGGGACATTACCGAGAAAAGGCCTTTGCTGATTCAAACTGCTCACGACGGTCAAATTGCTGGCTTGGCAGTATCAAGTATTACTGGTTTGGTAGCTTCAGTTGGTCACGACAAATTGGTCAAGCTCTGGAAGTGA